A DNA window from Panthera tigris isolate Pti1 chromosome X, P.tigris_Pti1_mat1.1, whole genome shotgun sequence contains the following coding sequences:
- the DGAT2L6 gene encoding diacylglycerol O-acyltransferase 2-like protein 6 has product MVFLSRLDLHECLQTLSVLQWLPVYVFLGAIPIILIPYFLMFTKFWILSVLALTWLAYDWNTHSQGGRRSAWVRNWTLWKYFQNYFPIKLVKTHDISPEQNYIIANHPHGIVSYGVFINFATEATGFSRIFPGITPSVGTLEGIFWIPIVREYVMSMGVCPVSELALKYLLTQKGSGNAVVIVVGGAAEALLCRPGASTIYLKERKGFVKLALKTGAYLVPSYSFGENEVHNQETFPEGTWIRFFQKTFQDTFKKILGLNFCTFHGRGLTRESWGFLPFNLPITTVVGEPLPIPRIKKPNKKIVDKYHALYISALRKLFDQHKVQYGFPEAQELTII; this is encoded by the exons GAGCAATTCCTATTATTCTTATACCCTACTTTCTGATGTTCACTAAATTCTGGATCTTGTCTGTGCTCGCCTTAACCTGGCTCGCCTATGATTGGAATACTCACAGTCAAG GTGGTAGGCGTTCAGCTTGGGTACGAAATTGGACCCTCTGgaagtattttcaaaattatttcccaaTAAAG CTGGTGAAGACTCATGACATCTCTCCGGAACAAAACTATATCATTGCCAATCACCCCCATGGCATTGTCTCTTATGGTGTGTTCATCAACTTTGCTACTGAGGCCACTGGCTTTTCTCGGATTTTCCCAGGCATCACCCCTTCAGTAGGGACCTTGGAAGGGATCTTCTGGATCCCAATTGTGCGAGAATATGTGATGTCAATGG GTGTGTGCCCAGTGAGTGAGTTGGCCTTGAAGTATTTGCTGACCCAAAAAGGCTCAGGAAATGCTGTGGTTATTGTGGTTGGTGGAGCTGCTGAAGCCCTCTTGTGCCGACCAGGAGCCTCTACCATCTACCTTAAAGAACGTAAAGGTTTTGTGAAGTTGGCACTGAAGACAGG AGCGTACCTTGTCCCTTCCTATTCCTTTGGAGAGAATGAGGTTCACAATCAAGAGACCTTCCCTGAGGGCACATGGATAAGGTTCTTCCAAAAAACCTTCCAGGACACATTCAAAAAAATCCTGGGACTAAATTTCTGTACCTTCCATGGCCGGGGCCTCACTCGAGAATCCTGGGGCTTCCTTCCTTTCAATCTGCCCATTACCACTGTTG TTGGGGAGCCCCTGCCAATCCCTAGGATTAAGAAGCCAAACAAGAAGATAGTGGACAAGTACCATGCACTCTACATCAGTGCCCTGCGCAAGCTGTTTGACCAGCACAAAGTTCAGTATGGCTTTCCTGAGGCCCAGGAGCTGACAATCATATAA